The Arvicola amphibius chromosome 6, mArvAmp1.2, whole genome shotgun sequence DNA window TAAATATTTCTCCCGTTCAGAATATTTACATCAGATGTTATATACCAACAAGTCAAACTCATGGCCTGTGTTGGAGACACATTCCCCTGATTACTGGAAGGAAGAACACTTACCTCCACTATAGAACCTGAAGGAATAGTGATGGGAATCAATTCCCACAGAGATGGGCCCCACCGTTGCCACGGCATTCAGTAGGGCTGCCTCACTCACTGGGATTTTCACATAGCCTGTGACGTTAGCTGCGGAATACTTAGGATTATACCTGCAGGGTCCGTTCTTTGAAAgacaaaggtaaaaaaaaaaagtcatggttATTGCCATCCACCTCCTGGGGACCCCGAGTCAAAACTCCACTCGGCTCCGCTGTCACCCACACAGGTGATCTCCACGTCTATACGCTTATAAAACATAAGCATTTCAGGACCTGAAAGCTGGTAGATTTCGGTGACTGGATGAGCTAGCCTTCGAGTCTTCAACAACACCCCACCTCTTCAATGACATGCCATGTATTCCTATAGATACTAGCTATCCAAAGCTGAGAAATCTGATCTATCTGTGGAAGGGTTTGCATGTACTCCATGGGAACACAAGTGGAGACAGCTACATAGAAGTCGTGGAATCAGACCAGCATGCACAGGCTGACGCTTGAACTGCGGCGCTTGGGGTTTAATAGGATGGATTCTACCATGGAAACAAGATCCGAGGACAGTAGGTTAACTTTGCaatttttctgctttgtaaacTTGATCAGGAAAGACAACATCTTAGGATTTGTACTTACCCGCGCTTCATATGCGTAAGATGCCCTTGTGTCCAGGCCTCTGTTGTCCTTCACATACTGGAAGGCGTGCTCCATCAGGCCACCATCACAGCCGCTGCTCCCGTAGGACCAGGAGCAGTCCACGAGGTTCTGCTCACTCAGGGAAACCAGTCTGCCTGTTTTCCGGAACATCTGTCCTTCTAGGGAACCAGTGGCACTAAATGCCCAACAAGCACCACACTGAccctagaaaagaaagaaagctgtcaCCTACAAAATTAACATAGATGTGTTTGACAGCAATTCCCTGAAACAATAATTTCACGATCAGTGAACTGCATGCTGCCCCAATAGTCAGCAAGACAAGGATGGCATTTCTTTGACGTGCTGGTGGACACTGACACCTAGCAATACAACATGCCCTACCTGGTTTTTCACAGGAGTCACATAGCCATGATCTCTCCAGTCCACAAACTTGGGGACATCGCCTAGCAGAGGCTCCTGGAACAAATCCTCCACCTCCTTGGATCCCATGCTTTGAAAGC harbors:
- the LOC119817544 gene encoding procathepsin L-like, giving the protein MSPLFFLATLCLGVVSAIPMHDPSLDAEWHEWKTRHGKTYSMHEEGQKRAVWEDNRRVIEMHNEDYAKGVHDFSMEMNAFGDLTNTEFRELMTGFQSMGSKEVEDLFQEPLLGDVPKFVDWRDHGYVTPVKNQGQCGACWAFSATGSLEGQMFRKTGRLVSLSEQNLVDCSWSYGSSGCDGGLMEHAFQYVKDNRGLDTRASYAYEARNGPCRYNPKYSAANVTGYVKIPVSEAALLNAVATVGPISVGIDSHHYSFRFYSGGMYYESRCSSSDLDHAVLVVGYGEESDGKKYWLVKNSWGAGWGMNGYIKMARDRNNNCGIATYAIYPTV